A stretch of DNA from Salvelinus sp. IW2-2015 linkage group LG20, ASM291031v2, whole genome shotgun sequence:
NNNNNNNNNNNNNNNNNNNNNNNNNNNNNNNNNNNNNNNNNNNNNNNNNNNNNNNNNNNNNNNNNNNNNNNNNNNNNNNNNNNNNNNNNNNNNNNNNNNNNNNNNNNNNNNNNNNNNNNNNNNNNNNNNNNNNNNNNNNNNNNNNNNNNNNNNNNNNNNNNNNNNNNNNNNNNNNNNNNNNNNNNNNNNNNNNNNNNNNNNNNNNNNNNNNNNNNNNNNNNNNNNNNNNNNNNNNNNNNNNNNNNNNNNNNNNNNNNNNNNNNNNNNNNNNNNNNNNNNNNNNNNNNNNNNNNNNNNNNNNNNNNNNNNNNNNNNNNNNNNNNNNNNNNNNNNNNNNNNNNNNNNNNNNNNNNNNNNNNNNNNNNNNNNNNNNNNNNNNNNNNNNNNNNNNNNNNNNNNNNNNNNNNNNNNNNNNNNNNNNNNNNNNNNNNNNNNNNNNNNNNNNNNNNNNNNNNNNNNNNNNNNNNNNNNNNNNCCCCCCCTGGAGGTTTGACCAGTGTCCTTGCAGCCTTGTCTTCACCCCTACCACCCAGCTTCTCTTGCTGCTCAGCTCAGCTCCAAGGGATTTAATTGGTGGGGGGAgacgagaggaaggagaagggctAAGCTAGGGAAAGTGCACAGCCAAAGATTGCCTTTACTACAAATCTGATACATCAGAAGGAAAATTATTACAGATCTGGGTTTGACAGGAGAAACTTCAAATGTGTATGTGTCATACTGCCAGTGAAAACAGCACTAAGAGACAGTGTGTCTATGGCTCCTTTCAGAAGGGGTGCtagagttaacttctctagggtagggggcagcattgggaattttggatgaaaagtgtgcccaaattaaactgcctgctactcaaccataaaagctagaatatgcatataattagtagatttggatagaaaacactctgaagtttctaaaactgtttgaatgatgtctgtgagtataacagaactcatatggcaggtaaaaacatgagaaaaaatccaaccaggaagtgggaaatctgaggtttgtagtttttcaactcatagcctatcgaatacacagtgtctatggggtcatattgcacttcctaaggcWtccactagatgtcaacagtctttagaaccttgtttgaggcttctactgtgaagcggggcgaatgagaggggattgagtaaggtctctcccagagtgccatgagctgaccatgcgcgttcacgtgatagttagcttgcgttccattgcatttctacagacaaaggaattccccggttggaacattattgaagatttatgtaaaaaacatcctaaagattggttctatacatcgtttgacatgtttctacggactgtaacagaactttttgacttttcgtctgcacctagtgatcgcgcctcatgaattttgaaCTCAAGGCGCGAACAACACGGAGGTATTTGGATGTAAATtatggactatatcgaacaaatcaaacatttattgtggaactgggattcctgggagtgcattctgatgaagatcatcaaaggtaagtgaatatttataatgctatttctgacttcttttgactacacaacatggcggatatctgtttttgttgtttgggctctgagcgctgtactcagattattgcatggtgtgttttttccttaaagtttttttgaaatctgacacagcggttgcattaaggagaagtggatctataattccatgcataacagttgtatctcttagcaatgtttattatgagtatttctgtaaatttatgtggctctctgcaaaatcaccggatgttttggaactactgaacataacgcgccaatgtaaactccgatttttggatataaatatgaactttaccgaacaaaacatgaagtcctatgagtgtcatctgataaagatcatcaaaggttagtgattcattttatctctatttctgctttttgtgactcctctctttggctggaaaaatggctgtgtttttctgtgacttggctctgacctaacataattgtttggtatgcttttgtcgtaaagcctttttgaaatcggacactgtggctggatttacaacaagtgtatctttaatgatgaattttaattatgggatttctgttgttttgaatttggcgctagcgtcccacataccctagtgaggttaaccaGGCACTACGGCTGTCGGAAGACAAAACATGTCCTTtctttaaatacaaatatataatttCATATTTTACAATTCCTATTTACAGTTGCATTTAATTACATCTCACACGTTCACAGAGTGAAAATAAAGTCTTAAAATGGCCGCCTGTCCNGCATTTAATTACATCTCACACGTTCACAGAGTGAAAATAAAGTCTTAAAATGGCCGCCTGTCCTTTCAGGCCTCCTTCCTTCCCCCGCTCACTGTATTCCCAGCTGGATTCTCACTCACACTGTTTTTATGGCTGATAACTTAAAAAGGGAGTAGGAACagagtgggggaagagagagagcacttcAGCACATGGCATCCACTGAACACCTTTGTTGTTTGGTCATTCTGAGGTTTGGCCATTCTTCAGGTGAGCAACAGTTTGTCCTTTGGTCAAGACCCCCGTCCCCCACCCCCCGACTCTTAAAGCTTGATTTTGGCATGCAATATTTGACTTCTTAAAAATTGTGTCAACGTTCCATAAAAATACTGACAGTATCTGATGATCAATGTATAAAAGTACCACTGAGTCTCTGACAGTGAGTAAACAAATAGGAGGGAGAAAAACACACTATAAAACATCCAAATGAATGTCCAAAAACAAGTCCCATGTTTTGGCCTCMCTCCCTAGACAGTGGTCTCTCCRTGCCTACSRTTTGAGAGTCTGGTATAGAACTTGCGCCAGGASTGGAGTGTCTTGCCAGACCAGATCCAGAACCCGGAGGTGATGCCCACTATGAGRGTCATCAGGTACTTGATCATGTRGACGGTGAAGTCGGGGGTCATGCGGGGGGTGTACTGCATGGGGCAGGGGATGGCTAAGCCTTTACAGTTACGGCTGACCCAGCTTCTCTCCCAGTGGTGGCGGAAGGCCTGCTCGTAGAAGAAGCAGGCGATGACGATGGTGGCGGGGACGGTGTAGAGCACGCTGAACACCCCGATGCGCACCATCAGGCGCTCCAGCTTCTCCGTCTTGGTGCCGTCGTGCTTCATGATGGTGCGGATGCGGAACAGGGACACGAAGCCGGCCAGGAGGAAGGAGGTACCGATGAARAGGTAGATGAAGAGGGGGGCSAGGACAAAGCCCCGTATGGGGTTCAGGCTGTTGAGGCCCACAAAGCACACCCCACTGAGCACGTCCCCCTCGATCTGCCCCATGGCCAGGATGCTGATGGTCTTCACGGCGGGCACSGCCCAGGCTGCCAGGTGGAAGTACTGGGAGTTGGCCTCAATAGCCTCATGYCCCCACTTCATCCCAGCTGCCAGGAACCAGGTGAGGGASAGGATGACCCACCAGATGGAGCTGGCCATGCTGAAGAAATACAGCATCATGAAGAGGATGGTGCAGCCTTCCTTCTTGGTCCCCTGGACTATGGTCTTATATCCGTCTGGGGTGAAGCTGTCATTGCACACCACCTTGTCCCCCAGGAAGTAGCCAGCGATATAGGCTATGGAGACCATGGTGTAGCASCCAGAAAGGAAGATRATGGGCCTCTCYGGGTACTTGAAGCGCTGCATGTCCACTAGGTAGGTGGTGACGGTGAATAGGGTGGAGGCACAGCACAGAGACGACCAGATGAGGATCCATATGCGTGCAAAATAAATCTCTTTATCATTGAAGAACATGTAGCCTCCACTGCTCCTGGAGTGTTCACAYGGTGCTCCACAATCCAGCTCCCCCAGAAACGAATAATTCAGATAAGTGGGGACTTTGAGCACAGATGGACAGCGGAAAGGCCTGTCTGATGTGGAGTAGACATGGACGCCAGGRGTTCCAGGGACTGGCATGTGTACGGGCGGGGCAGTGGCAGTAGATTCATTCTGACCCACGCAAATGTGCCCGTCTCCAAGCACGGGGAAATTCTCGCACCGGAGGCGTTCTGGCCACTGGAACCCRAATTTATTCATGAGCGCCTCGCAGCCGTGCTTTGCCCTCTCGCAAATTGAGCGACAGGGTGGAATGGCCTTTTCCAAAACTGTACAAACAGGCGCATACATTGAACATAGGAAGAATTTAAGTTCCGGCGAGCACTGTACCTTTACCAAGGGGTAAAATTGGTGCACCTCCAGTCCTGCGTCCTCTTGATTGTAATGCCCCACCAGATTGGGCATGATAGTTTGATTGTAGGCGATGTCCGTGCATAGTGGGATTGAAATAGGCTGGCAAAATCCGTGGTCCGGGAAAGCAATGCCATTATCCCCTTGCGCTGATATCATCAATGACGGCATGATCACTGCGAAAAAAGTCACATAACTCGTTCGAAAATCCATTTTCATTGTGAGCTGATCAATAACAAATCTCCTCTATTTAACTTGATAAAGTAATACAATTTACAGATACTTTTTATATTCTGTAGCATCGGTATTTTGGCTACAAATAACGGAATAATTGATACAACTTCTGCAGTAGTCCCAGTGAGCGAATAACTGTTGCTGTTTGCTCGCCTGCAAGAGGCTGCTTGACTTTTCCTTTGTGCAACTTGCATGGACCAATCAGACAGTTTCAAGTCCCCCCTGCAACTTTCTGTGGTTGGTTTGAAAGTAAAGtcgggaggaggagggatggggataAGGGGGCTCCAGAAACAGATTCCCACCCCTTCCCAGTGTTTTGCTGGCCAATGGAATTGCAGAGCAGTATCAACTTGGGAGAGTTTGAGTAACTTCAGTACAGTATGCATCCCCGGAATGAACCATACTGTAGTGTAAGCATCGCTCACAACGCCAAGATGTGCAGAtatctatttatctatttatctatctatacagtatatcaattaggtttcaaatgttatttgtcacgaaAAATAAGAGATAAGAAAGGAAGAAGAAGGAAAACAGTGCCAGTACCACATTTACAGTGAGCAGGGATACTCGGGGAGCTGAGGTAGTAGATATGTACATCTAGGCAGGCATAGATGAGGAAAAAGTGATTGGTAGctggataaataataataatattaataacaataaacaatataGCAGTGTAAACTTGGCTGAAAAGTGACTAGTAGCAGGAATATTTAAATActatggtaatatactaatggtaatatcaCCATGTAATCAGGattaatagtgaccagtagcaggataaactGGACGATATTAATGGGGATGCAATCAATAATCAAACAATGAACCGCAGCGTAATGGCAGTAATACATCGAATTAATAATAATTTAGCAGCAGTGtaggtgtgagggtgtgtgtgtgtgtgtgtgagtaaaagtgacagtgaagatgtgtgtgtcagagtgggtagagacctgtggatgggcctagagtcagtgtggatagtctgtgggagagggagagaagtactAGTTAGCCATGTAACAGTCTTATGGCAGCTGCTTAGGCTTATGTCTTATAGCAGCTGCTTAGGCCCTTACCAAAACAGATAGTGGTTTTGAAATTGCAGTAAAAgcgcagtaactgcagtcgactgtggtattttggacgcagtgaTTGCACTGTAACTGCAGTAACACTGCAAAATGACTGCAGTAAAAACAATTGCGTTATattggacgcagtatttgcagcatactgcagttattctgcattCTAACTACAGTTATACAACGGTGTataactgcaatcttttttcgtaagggggagtctgttggtctgagccttgatgcaccggtaccgcctgCTGGACAGAAGCATGGAGAAGAGTCAATGTCTTGGTTGGCTGGGTCtttctcagacaccgcctggcatgtacgtcctggatggctgggagctcatctccagtgatgtgctgggccatcCTCACCACTCTATGTAGGGCAGTGGCGGTTGGTGACGTTTAAGAGGAGGGAGGgcgtttttatttttatggacatggccttatttctatttcagcatattggataactgtcattcatattccattcacccagttcaatgtaacatcgatagatttaggctgctacatgatactctaattttccctgtacccatcatgaggttgctacaacctgtgttctctggagtgatgagtcacggttaaccatctggcagttcgacggctgaatctggatttggcggatgccaggagaacgctacctgccacaatgcatagtgtcaacagtaaagtttggtggaggaggaataatggtctggggttgtttttcatggttcgggcaggggaatcttaacgctacagcatacattgacattctagacaattctgtgcttccaactttgaggcaacagtttggggaaggtcctttccagtttcagcatgacaatgcccctgtgcacaaagtgaggtccacacagaaatggtttgtcaagatcagtgtggaagaacttgactggcctgcacatatccctgacctcaaccccatcaaacacctttgggatgaattggaacgctaactgcgagccaggcctaatcgcccaacatcagtgcctgacctcactaatgctcttgtggctgaatggaagcaagtccccgcagcaatgttccaacatctagtggaaagccttcccagaagagtggaggctgttatagcagcaaagggaggaccaactccatattaatgcccatgaggaTGGtgcgctgcgtcactcgggatccctgtctgtccgtccgtccgtccgtccgtctgtctatatctatctatctatctatctatctatctatctatctatctatctatctatctatctatctatctatctatctatctatctatctatctatctatcttatctatctatctaatctatcttcTTACTCTATCACTCTATCACTCTATCACTCTatcactctatctctctatctcctatctctcatcctctatcctctctatctctctatctatctatctatctatctatctatctatctatctatctatctatctatctatctatctatctatctatctatctatctatcatctatctatctttctatctatctatctggccaatgcaaaaaaactatAGACATAGCGACATCTTGTGGGTATTGTAGGACAATGCATTTGCAACACTTTTAACCAAagatttcaattcaaggggctttattggcatgggaaacatatgttaacattgccaaagcaagtgaggtagataatatacaaaagtgaaataaacaataaatatgaACAGTTAACATTCCactcacagaagtttcaaaagaataaagacattacaaatgtcatattatgtatatatgcagtgttgtaacgatgtagaaatggttaaagtacaaaagggaaaataaataagcataaatatgggttgtatttacaatggtgtttgttcctggcaacaggtcacaaatcttgctgctgtgatgggacTGTGGTATTTCATCCAGTCTCCAACGACTTGTACAAGGGAAGTTTATTCATATTTGGTTGAATAAATTGAGGCCCTGGACATGACTAAGCACTATTTTTGCTATGACTTAGTTATTAGTATTTAATGTAACACAGGATTGTATACTTTATTATGATGTAGCTGACCACACGTttacttatttaaaaaaagttcCATGATGATTCAAGAAGAGCAATAAATGTTCAACAAAATCCTTCACTATGCATGAAAAAGCCTCATGATATAGTCCCTCATTGAAAGTAAAATAGGATTCCCCCATCTTTTAATTTTATAAAAAGTATTGGTTGCTATGCCCTTTATGTGTACAATCCCTATTTGAACCCATTGGGTGAAACATCTTCTTATGGACCAATCATCACCTTTGAGACAGTTAGTGATAAAAGAAGAGCATTTTATTCGCGGGGGTTGATGTGAAAATCTTGAGTGAGATGTCCGCTGAAGGTCTTGCTCGTGACACTAGTTTACAAAAGCGAGAAGAGCAACTGGCAAGCTCGAGATCAATAGTTCTATAGCTAGCCGCAATGTACTAGTGATTTCCCCTGTCATTGTATAAAGTCCGTttgatttaattcattttatttttaaagttagatttttaaatcGTGAACATTTCACCTGGGGAAATTTCCTACAGAAACGTTGTTTACAAGTTAATTTATGGaggtaagtagctagctagctagcccagtTGGCTAGCAAAATTTAGTTAGACATAAATCGTGTGACTGAGGGAGACAAGGGACACAAAAGCTAACTTAGGACAAAAGTGAAACTGTCTGTTATTACTGTGTCATTCAGAATACGTTGTTGATTGAACTCATAAAAGTTGGATGTTTTGGGTGTTTTGGGtttagctagcttagctagctagacaCCTGCTGAGCATCCTTCTTTCTATCTTTGTAACTAATTTATCTAGTTAACGTTCGCTACTGTTGCAAGCTAACATACACTTAATTATAATTTGACTTGGGCCGAGTTAGCCATGTGCAATACAATATGTTATTACCCTGTTAGCTGTATATCTAATAATAAA
This window harbors:
- the fzd2 gene encoding frizzled-2 is translated as MKMDFRTSYVTFFAVIMPSLMISAQGDNGIAFPDHGFCQPISIPLCTDIAYNQTIMPNLVGHYNQEDAGLEVHQFYPLVKVQCSPELKFFLCSMYAPVCTVLEKAIPPCRSICERAKHGCEALMNKFGFQWPERLRCENFPVLGDGHICVGQNESTATAPPVHMPVPGTPGVHVYSTSDRPFRCPSVLKVPTYLNYSFLGELDCGAPCEHSRSSGGYMFFNDKEIYFARIWILIWSSLCCASTLFTVTTYLVDMQRFKYPERPIIFLSGCYTMVSIAYIAGYFLGDKVVCNDSFTPDGYKTIVQGTKKEGCTILFMMLYFFSMASSIWWVILSLTWFLAAGMKWGHEAIEANSQYFHLAAWAVPAVKTISILAMGQIEGDVLSGVCFVGLNSLNPIRGFVLAPLFIYLFIGTSFLLAGFVSLFRIRTIMKHDGTKTEKLERLMVRIGVFSVLYTVPATIVIACFFYEQAFRHHWERSWVSRNCKGLAIPCPMQYTPRMTPDFTVXMIKYLMTLIVGITSGFWIWSGKTLXSWRKFYTRLSNXRHGETTV